TAAGCATTGTTGCAACTACTAACTCGGTAAacgttctatttttctttccgcTTTACCGTTCATTTCAGGAGAATAAGGAGCAGTTGTTTCATGAATAATTCCGAGTTCTTTATAATACTCATTGAATGTATGTGATCCATATTCAGTACCTCTGTCACTTCTAAAACGCTTGATTCtaatattgaattgattttcaatttcttttacatactgtttaaatatttcaagcgcttcatttttatttctcattaaaTACACATGTGTGTAATCCGAGCAGTCGTCTATAAAAGTGATGAAATATCTTTTTCCATTTCTATTCAAGTTTCCATCTAATTCGCATAAATCAGAATGAATTAATTCAAAAGGTTCAGTTATTCTGGTTACTGATTTATgtgattctttatttatttttgcttgactacaaaattgacatttttcaaaatcgtttaaagatattttaggaATTAATTCTAAACCGCTCATATTTGAAATAATTCTTTTGTTAACGTGACAGAGTCTAGAAtgccaaatattaaaatcacacaacatataagcagaagaagaaattttattcatatCAATGTTCAACTTAAACATGCCATCAGTGGCGTACCCTTTCCCAACAAAAATACCATTCTTAGTGATGGTGTACAAATCAGCCCCTATGCTTTGAGTAAACCCAGCCTTATTCAAAAGAAAACCTGAAACTAAATTCTTCATAATTTTAGGAGTGTGCAGCACATCCTTTAGTATCAGAGTCTTTCCAGAGGTGAACTTCAGCTCTATATCTCCGATTCCAGCAACATCAGTGGAGTGGGAGTCTCCCAATAAcaccttctgatcatcacaAGCAGTATATGTTTTAAACATATCTCTATCATAGCAGACATGGCGAGAAGCACCAATGTCCACCCACCAGCCATCAGAACCTGCAATCATATTTATCTCAGTAATCATAGCCACATAGGGCTCATCAGGTGCAGCAGCAGTAGCCATGTGAGCCTGTGCTGGTCGGTTGGTTCTGTTTCTGCACTTGCGTGCCATATGACCTGCTTGCCCACAATTGTAACAGTTGAAAGGTGGAGCAGCATCATTCTTTGGTGGCTGTTGAATCTGGGGTCTTGGATTGTTCCCAGTCTTATTCCTGTTGGAATTCTTATTCATAGGGCGGTTCTGATTCTTAAATGGTTTGCCAGCAGGCTTCAGAACAGCACctacaaatttctttttagtgttgttgttaGAAACAACAAACACCTCTTCATTCTGGTCCTGCTTTCTCGCTTCTTCTTCAATACGAAGGTGAGTGATCAGACTTTAAAGAGAGAACTCCTTAGTTTTGTGTCTAAGAAGACTCTTGAAGTCCTTCCAGGCAGGAGGCAGCTTATCAATAATCACAGCTATTTGGAACTGTTCGGGAAGTGCCATCCCTTCAGCTATGATCTCGTGAGCAATTTGTTGCAGCTCATGTGATTGTGCCTCAACAGACTTATCAtcactcattttgaaattcaGATAGCGGCTTACGGCTTATTTCTTAAAACCAGCCTCTTCAGTATCATACTTCTTCTAAAGTGCTTCCCATAATTGTTTAGCAGTATCACAGAGTCTATAATAATCATACAGAGGGTCTGTGAGTctattaagaatataattcttACAGAGGTAGTCATTTTCCTTCCATAGAGCAATATCTATGGCTAGCTGTTTATCTGGGTCAGCTTTCTCAGCAGCAGTAGGGTCTGCTGCCTTACCGTTATTATTCGCTCCAGCAGGAGTCGAACTCGTAGGTGCTACAGGCATAGCTTCCTTCAAAACGTAGGCAACCTTTTTAGTGGTCAAGAAGAACAACATCTTTTGCTGCCAACGTTTGAAGTGGCTACCCGTAAACAGAAACGGTTTGTTAAAGTCATCAGCTGAAACCGCGGTAATTTTTTCAGAACTCATCGTATCGTATTCGAAACGTctttaaaatgttgtttttgtaatttgaaaattacgaCAGAGCTTTGAAACCATTACCGgggtgagtcacgaccaggtcgctttctttaagacgtttcgcggcactacctaagttgtgcaaggtagactagcaaccgcgccgtctccaggataaaacagcccagattctaactgtacgattaaaggctgcactgccagaaatcgctcgagaataacacctcaatatggttttcaaaaaatttcgaaaaaccactctaatatggtacGTAGACCACTCGATAAaccaaagaaggaggaaagaaagaacggttcgtcaacacaaaccgcgggagggagaagagaggagagaaaaccagagaagagtattcgattctcagttttggagtgaagaatacTATTCCCGAGCTCTCAATTTATAAGGAGGATTTctactagagtgtgtgatctacccgatgtgggacataaaattttcaattcacactttacactagtttctccatccttgtgtttacattccaaaggctccacaaactcactagtatactccaagtttttttcattatacactagtgttccaacagTTTCGGTCGGAAATCGAGCTCAAAATCCGGAACTGACTCAACCGACGGTTTGAATCTCATAGTCCGTTTCCGTCCAAATGAGCATTTCGGTTTCAGCGGTTTCGGTTTGACGGTTTTCTCGGTTAATCGGGTGGATTGTATCGgttttaaattaaacaaaattgatccaaaaaaaGCTTTACACAACCATAACTTTAGATCTGGGTtgagaatgaaaagaaaaaaaataaaataaaagaaagatgaagaaacACTTTAGATTGTAGCATTGCATCACTTCCAATGTCCATGTTGTGACAACTTTCCAGTAGTAAAGAGAAGGCAATTTTAtggaaaacaaaatcaatttttatggtGTGGGGTGAATACTAGTTATTCATACAGTATCTAGTTATGGAAGTTGAAGATTtgtgatagattttttttatgactttTAGGTGTTGAAGATGGAAATAGGAAGATGAAGGAAGCTTGATCTAAGTAGGAGAGAATAGAGGAAGACGATgaagagaggaagagagaagatTGGGAGTAGTTAGATGATTTAGGTAGAGAGAGGTGGAAGCGGCTGATGTTTAGAGAGAGAGGGGATGTtgagaaatgagaaaaaaaaatgggttttaTATCAATCCCTATTCTCTCGGTCGGATATGGGTTTCGATGGGTTGATTTAACCCATCCGAAACCGGCCGAAATTATCTACACATAACCGTTTTAGCCAACCCGAATGACCCGCGTAACCCGAATTGATCCGCCCGCTTGACCGCGGGCCTATCGGACCAGACGGATTGGGCCGGATTCAGTTTTTTTGTCCAGCCCTATTGCTAAcatttcttccttaaaaaaaaagcttgCTAACATTTCTACCAAAACAAATAGCTTGCACATAGCCGCCGTCAACATTAGCCTTTCCTTCTTACTTATTGTTCCATTCTTTTTCCTTGTTCTTActcatcttctttcttcttcgtgTACTCAGATCTGAAGTGAAAGGGAGTTGAAGAAAactgagaaagaaagaaaaactcgCTTGAACTTCATTTTTCCAGGCCGACCGGTTTTATGAAACCGTTACCTGTTCTGTCCGATTCTTTCCGGTTCTAACGGTTTCTAATCCGGTTTTTAGGGCTAACGACTTTAGACATCAGACCAAACCGGATTGGACCCGGTTCCTGGATGAACCGGTTGAACCGGCCGGTCCGGTTTGAAAAACATTGCTGGATATAGCAGTTCTCTTTTGGATTATATGTTTGAAAGGTGTAAACATATTCAGgtgtaaaaatattcaaaaacccttcatttaacaaattttaaaatcttaaatagaCTTCGCAAGAAGTTCATATTGCACTTACGTAACATTGTGGCGGGCTATGTCACATGGCATAGCCAGTAAAATTGTGCCACATGTtgcttcttttttaaaaaaaaaaaatcaaatgaaataaaagaaaagaaacaaagcaGAAGCAGAACGCGCACATCTTCTTCTCCTTTAAAACGCGTTCGGCGTTCCCTCACTTCTCCCTTGCTTCACTTCTCCCTGTGCTACCCACCCACAATAATTTGTGCACAGGCCGCCTTCACTTCTCCATCATTCGCCGCCTTCTTCCTCCGTCGCCGTAATCATCTATGCACAGGCCACCGTCGATTTTCTTGAACTGATGGATTGATGAAATGCGTCGTAGAGGTATTGTTTCTTGCTCAGCTTCAATATCTTGTCTTGTTAAAAACAATCTTCCAGCTGAAGCTCTTCCTGTTTTCCAACAGATGCAGTGGGTCATTCTAATGTTTGAAATTCACTTGATAGGGCTATTATGTTCAGCATAGGTGTGATTGAATTGGGTATTTGGGTTCATTCTTTTATTGTCAGGATGAGGATTGTTATTACTGTTCCATTGTGTACTGCTATATATCTGAGATGTGGGTCGATTGATCGTTCTTTTagggtgtttgatgaaatgccgGAAAGAAATATAGTTATGTGGATTGCGTTGATTAATGGGCTTGCTGTTCATGGACGTAGTGGGGAAGCTTTGAAAGTTTTTGATGTGATGAAAGAGTCTGGTTTGAAACCTGATGGGGTGTTATTTATAGGTGTTTTGGTGGCTTGTAGTCATGGTGGTGGAAATGCCTTTGAAACCAAACTCTGTTATTTGGAGGACTTTGCTTGGAGCATCTATGAATCATAATCATCTTGTGTTGGCTGAAAAGGCAGGGAAAGGATCATTTGACCCAAGTAAGGCTGGCTTGAGAAATTCCTTGAGGCATAATAGAATTTTCATGGAGCCTGAGCTCAAGTGTGCTCAAGTGAGGCTTAGACAATTGCTACAAGCACTGCTGTTATAGTTCAAGTGAAGCTGTGGTGTTATATTTCAAGTGAAGTTGTTATAGTTCAAGTGAGGTTTTTGGCAGAATGCAAACACTGCTGTTATAGTTCAAATATCACGATGATATATTCTAATCTCACTACTGTATtgttcaaaaataaacaaacattatATGCTGTAATATCACTACTGTGTTGTAATCTCACTGTTGTTATAGTTAATGAAATTTTCTTTGCcctttcaaaaataaacttaaaatagaaaaaatgacACAATTTATTAGTTACAGTaccataaacaaaacaaaaatgctaAAACCGCAATGCATAAATGCAGGTAAAAAAAACCTGAAACGCTGCAACACATTAATGCAGAAACGCAAGTAAAAAAACCTGAAACACTGCAACACATAAACGCAGTTTCTTTA
Above is a genomic segment from Medicago truncatula cultivar Jemalong A17 chromosome 5, MtrunA17r5.0-ANR, whole genome shotgun sequence containing:
- the LOC11416057 gene encoding pentatricopeptide repeat-containing protein At1g09410, mitochondrial, whose protein sequence is MRRRGIVSCSASISCLVKNNLPAEALPVFQQMQWVILMMRIVITVPLCTAIYLRCGSIDRSFRVFDEMPERNIVMWIALINGLAVHGRSGEALKVFDVMKESVMVVEMPLKPNSVIWRTLLGASMNHNHLVLAEKAGKGSFDPSKAGLRNSLRHNRIFMEPELKCAQVRLRQLLQALLL